In Halorubrum sp. BV1, the following proteins share a genomic window:
- a CDS encoding ABC transporter ATP-binding protein, whose protein sequence is MATLEINNLHARVAEEGGERILRGVDLTVNSGEIHALMGPNGSGKSTTAKVIAGHPAYEVTEGEILLHLDDEDVADVDADLDDEDYHWELLELEPNERAALGIFLGFQYPAEIEGVTMTNFLRQALNAKADEREELFEDEADEENETDADDEGYDTSPMEGPADDGEIGVAEFQEILSEKMELLDMDEKFMQRYLNAGFSGGEKKQNEVLQAAMLEPAVAVLDEIDSGLDIDRLQDVSKGINALRDEQGTGILQITHYQRILDYVEPDHVHVMLDGEVAKSGGAELAEQLEDEGYDWVREEALADA, encoded by the coding sequence ATGGCAACTCTCGAAATCAACAATCTACACGCACGAGTGGCTGAAGAGGGCGGCGAACGGATTCTCCGCGGTGTCGATCTCACGGTTAACTCCGGCGAGATCCACGCGCTGATGGGGCCGAACGGCTCCGGGAAATCGACGACTGCGAAGGTCATCGCCGGACACCCCGCCTACGAGGTAACAGAGGGCGAGATCCTCCTCCACCTCGACGACGAGGATGTCGCCGACGTCGACGCCGATCTCGACGACGAGGATTATCACTGGGAGCTTCTGGAACTCGAACCCAACGAGCGCGCCGCACTCGGCATCTTCCTCGGCTTCCAGTACCCCGCGGAGATCGAGGGCGTCACCATGACGAACTTCCTCCGACAGGCGCTCAACGCCAAGGCGGACGAGCGCGAGGAGCTGTTCGAAGACGAAGCGGACGAAGAAAACGAGACCGACGCTGACGACGAGGGCTACGACACCTCTCCGATGGAGGGTCCCGCGGACGACGGCGAGATCGGCGTCGCCGAGTTCCAGGAGATCCTCTCCGAGAAGATGGAGCTTCTCGACATGGACGAGAAGTTCATGCAGCGATACCTCAACGCCGGCTTCTCCGGCGGTGAGAAGAAACAGAACGAGGTGTTACAGGCCGCGATGTTAGAGCCCGCCGTCGCCGTGCTCGACGAGATCGACTCCGGACTCGACATCGACCGTCTCCAGGACGTCTCGAAGGGAATCAACGCGCTGCGCGACGAGCAGGGAACGGGTATCCTCCAGATCACCCACTACCAGCGCATCCTCGACTACGTTGAGCCGGACCACGTCCACGTAATGTTGGACGGCGAGGTCGCCAAGAGCGGGGGCGCGGAGCTCGCGGAGCAGCTCGAAGACGAGGGCTACGACTGGGTCCGCGAGGAAGCACTCGCCGACGCGTAA
- the sufB gene encoding Fe-S cluster assembly protein SufB: protein MSSQDHLKETNTEERFEFKKEEKSAFKSDKGLTEETVRIISEDKDEPEWMLERRLRALKQFQEMPMPTDWPGQPDLSEVDIDEIVPYIRPDIEARGGADSWEDLPEEIQDTFDKLGIPEAEKNALSGVGAQYESEIVYQNMQERWEDKGVIFCDMDKAVQEHEEIVKEHFMTKCVPPSDNKFAALHGAIWSGGSFVYVPENTTVDMPVQAYFRMNSEGMGQFEHTLIIAEEGSEVHYIEGCSAPKYSAFNLHSGGVEVFVGEDAHVQYSTVQNWSKNTYNLNTKRAIAEKGGRMEWISGSMGSKATMLYPSTILKGRGASDNHITIAMAGEGQDIDTGAKVYHNAPDTKSTVESKSIAKDGGRTNYRGLVHIADGAENSSTAVECDALMFDNESTSDTMPYMEINESKVDVAHEATVGKIGDEDIFYLQSRGLDDDDAKQMIVSGFIEPITEELPIEYAVELNRLVELEMEGSLG from the coding sequence ATGAGTTCACAAGATCACCTAAAAGAGACGAACACGGAGGAGCGCTTCGAGTTCAAGAAGGAGGAAAAATCCGCCTTCAAGAGCGACAAGGGGCTCACAGAGGAGACGGTCCGCATCATCTCGGAGGACAAAGACGAGCCGGAGTGGATGTTAGAGCGTCGCCTTCGCGCGCTCAAGCAGTTCCAGGAGATGCCGATGCCGACCGACTGGCCCGGACAGCCGGACCTCTCTGAGGTCGACATCGACGAGATCGTTCCCTACATCCGTCCGGACATCGAGGCTCGCGGCGGTGCCGACAGCTGGGAGGACCTCCCCGAGGAGATCCAAGACACGTTCGACAAGCTGGGCATCCCGGAGGCCGAGAAGAACGCGCTCTCGGGCGTCGGCGCGCAGTACGAGTCCGAGATCGTCTACCAGAACATGCAGGAGCGGTGGGAGGACAAGGGCGTCATCTTCTGTGACATGGACAAGGCGGTCCAAGAGCACGAAGAGATCGTCAAAGAGCACTTCATGACGAAGTGTGTCCCCCCGAGCGACAACAAGTTCGCCGCGCTCCACGGCGCGATCTGGTCCGGCGGCTCGTTCGTGTACGTCCCGGAGAACACCACCGTCGACATGCCGGTGCAGGCGTACTTCCGGATGAACTCCGAGGGGATGGGCCAGTTCGAACACACGCTCATCATCGCCGAGGAGGGCTCCGAGGTCCACTACATCGAGGGCTGTTCCGCGCCGAAGTACTCGGCGTTCAACCTCCACTCCGGCGGCGTCGAGGTGTTCGTCGGCGAGGACGCGCACGTCCAGTACTCGACGGTGCAGAACTGGTCGAAGAACACGTACAACCTGAACACGAAACGCGCCATCGCCGAAAAGGGCGGACGCATGGAGTGGATCTCCGGGTCGATGGGGTCGAAGGCGACGATGCTGTACCCCTCGACGATCCTGAAGGGCCGCGGCGCGTCCGACAACCACATCACCATCGCCATGGCCGGCGAGGGACAGGACATCGACACCGGTGCGAAGGTGTATCACAACGCACCGGACACGAAATCCACCGTGGAGTCGAAGTCGATAGCGAAGGACGGCGGCCGCACGAACTACCGCGGGCTCGTCCACATCGCCGACGGCGCGGAGAACTCCTCGACCGCCGTGGAGTGTGACGCGCTGATGTTCGACAACGAGTCGACCTCCGACACGATGCCGTACATGGAGATCAACGAGTCGAAGGTCGACGTCGCCCACGAGGCCACCGTCGGAAAGATCGGCGACGAGGACATCTTCTACCTGCAGTCGCGCGGCCTCGACGACGACGACGCGAAACAGATGATCGTCTCGGGCTTCATCGAGCCGATCACGGAAGAGCTGCCCATCGAGTACGCCGTCGAGCTGAACCGGCTCGTCGAGCTGGAGATGGAAGGTTCGCTCGGATAA
- the sufD gene encoding Fe-S cluster assembly protein SufD: protein MSTKAIESLSEDTVRRIADERDEPEWLLETRLDALAALETAELPDVIQTPGRLWTDLESLDFEALVDPLNQSDATERGGGDDDVVVLPFTEAFDEYGDVIEANFGSVLDPEHNYLTALSVALFTTGTFVYVPEGVDVEDVTARAEMNSRSLFSQTLVVAEESSSVTILEAIESGDGEATSDAEGDRYFSNLVEIVAGENSNVQFGSLQNLDTDTYTYSLKRAVTDTYATVDWIESNFGSKLTRSDVETELNGDGSESQIVGTFFGTDDQHFDINARVWHQAEQTTADLVTRGVLDDVARSVYEGVQDVGEDAWNTSSYQRENTLMLSDDAEADASPKLIIHNHDTEASHSATVGQVDAEDLFYLESRSIDSRTARNMLVEGFFVPVLEEIAVDEFRDDVQELVLRRLQ, encoded by the coding sequence ATGAGCACGAAAGCAATCGAGAGCCTCTCAGAGGACACGGTACGACGCATCGCCGACGAACGCGACGAGCCCGAGTGGCTCTTGGAAACCCGACTCGACGCCCTGGCGGCGTTGGAGACCGCGGAGCTTCCAGACGTGATCCAGACGCCGGGCCGCCTGTGGACCGATCTGGAGTCGCTCGACTTCGAGGCGCTCGTCGATCCGCTGAACCAGTCGGACGCGACGGAGCGCGGCGGCGGCGACGACGATGTCGTCGTCCTCCCGTTCACGGAGGCGTTCGACGAGTACGGCGACGTCATCGAGGCGAACTTCGGTTCCGTGCTCGATCCCGAGCACAACTACCTCACGGCGCTGTCTGTCGCGCTCTTCACGACGGGGACGTTCGTGTACGTCCCCGAGGGCGTCGACGTCGAGGACGTCACCGCCCGCGCGGAGATGAACTCCCGCTCGCTTTTCAGCCAGACGCTCGTCGTCGCCGAGGAGTCGTCGTCGGTGACGATCCTCGAAGCGATCGAGTCGGGTGACGGCGAGGCCACCTCGGACGCCGAGGGTGACCGGTACTTCTCGAACCTCGTCGAGATCGTCGCCGGCGAGAACTCGAACGTCCAGTTCGGCTCGCTCCAGAACCTCGATACGGACACGTACACCTACTCGCTGAAGCGTGCCGTGACGGACACGTACGCGACGGTCGACTGGATCGAGAGCAACTTCGGCTCGAAGCTCACCCGGTCTGACGTCGAAACCGAGCTGAACGGCGACGGCTCCGAGAGCCAGATCGTCGGGACGTTCTTCGGGACCGACGACCAGCACTTCGACATCAACGCCCGCGTGTGGCACCAGGCCGAGCAGACGACGGCCGACCTCGTCACGCGCGGCGTGCTCGACGACGTCGCCCGCTCCGTCTACGAGGGCGTACAGGACGTCGGCGAGGACGCGTGGAACACCTCCAGCTACCAGCGCGAGAACACGCTGATGCTCTCGGACGACGCCGAGGCCGACGCGTCGCCGAAGCTGATCATCCACAACCACGACACCGAGGCGTCCCACTCCGCCACGGTCGGGCAGGTCGACGCCGAGGACCTGTTCTACTTGGAGAGTCGTTCGATCGACTCGCGCACGGCGCGGAACATGCTCGTCGAGGGCTTCTTCGTGCCCGTGTTAGAGGAGATCGCGGTCGACGAGTTCCGCGACGACGTCCAGGAACTCGTCTTGCGGCGGCTGCAGTAG
- a CDS encoding rubrerythrin, with product MSVSQRIASDDQLARLLQIGIVLEEVVEARAHHHYQSLDAELDEEVETLLADAAEESADHRERLETLIEGLGVDSVPFDEIESLVDARYGRTQPDDFDGVLYDQLCNEETAYKFYDDLIEAIEASDAEFSIDRAELMGTLRTIRADEAEGVSEVTEVMERR from the coding sequence GTGAGCGTGAGCCAGCGGATCGCGTCCGACGACCAGCTCGCCCGGCTGTTACAGATCGGGATCGTGTTAGAAGAGGTCGTGGAGGCGCGGGCGCACCACCACTACCAGAGCCTCGACGCCGAGCTCGACGAAGAGGTCGAAACGCTGCTCGCGGACGCCGCCGAGGAGTCCGCCGACCACCGCGAGCGCCTAGAGACGCTCATCGAGGGGCTCGGAGTCGACAGCGTCCCGTTCGACGAGATCGAATCGCTCGTCGACGCCCGATACGGTCGGACGCAGCCCGACGACTTCGACGGCGTGTTGTACGACCAGCTGTGTAACGAAGAAACCGCCTACAAGTTCTACGACGACCTCATCGAGGCGATCGAGGCCTCGGACGCCGAGTTTTCGATCGACCGCGCGGAACTCATGGGGACGCTTCGGACTATCCGCGCGGACGAGGCGGAGGGCGTGAGCGAGGTGACGGAGGTCATGGAGCGACGATGA
- a CDS encoding metal-dependent transcriptional regulator — translation MNTADQYLKTIYVVQKQEDGPASTGSIADALGVSPASANEMIGKLESRGFAEHEKYKGVRLTDDGIVQARDALQTYCIIERFLANVLAVDEFRAEARELEAVIDDTVADRLDTIIDREPECPDCFDPETDACACLEVAAVPAEPEQ, via the coding sequence GTGAACACCGCAGACCAGTACCTCAAGACGATATACGTCGTACAGAAGCAGGAAGACGGTCCCGCCTCGACCGGCTCGATCGCCGACGCGCTCGGCGTGAGTCCGGCGAGCGCAAACGAGATGATCGGCAAGCTCGAATCGCGCGGGTTCGCCGAACACGAGAAGTACAAGGGCGTCCGGCTGACCGACGACGGTATCGTGCAGGCCCGAGACGCCCTGCAGACGTACTGTATCATCGAGCGGTTTCTCGCGAACGTGCTCGCCGTCGACGAGTTCCGCGCGGAGGCGCGCGAGCTGGAAGCCGTGATCGACGACACCGTCGCCGACCGGCTGGACACGATAATCGACCGCGAGCCGGAGTGTCCGGACTGTTTCGACCCTGAGACGGACGCCTGTGCGTGTCTGGAGGTCGCGGCGGTGCCGGCGGAGCCGGAACAGTAG
- the prf1 gene encoding peptide chain release factor aRF-1: MSSDAQEANEDRRKYEFRKVIEELKEYEGSGTQLVTIYIPEDKQISDVVAHVTQEHSEASNIKSKQTRTNVQDALTSIKDRLRYYDTFPPDNGIVIFSGAIDAGGGQTDMVTRTLESPPQPVESFRYHCDSEFLTEPLEHMLEDSGLFGLIVLDRREANVGWLKGKRIEPVKSASSLVPGKQRKGGQSAQRFARLRLEAIDNFYQEVAGMANDLFVDKRHELDGILVGGPSPTKDEFLDGDYLHHELQDKVLGKFDVAYTDESGLKDLVDNASEALADQEIVEDKRNMEEFFEKLHTGEEATYGFEQTRRNLIMGSVDRLLISEDLRSDVVVYECPNGHEEYEVVDARHSTPTHECSECGEDADVEEREDVIEHLMTIAEQRGTETKFISTDFEKGEQLLDAFGGIAGILRYSTGV; encoded by the coding sequence ATGAGTAGCGACGCACAGGAGGCGAACGAGGACCGCCGGAAGTACGAGTTCCGGAAGGTCATAGAGGAGCTCAAAGAGTACGAGGGCTCCGGCACGCAACTCGTCACCATCTACATCCCCGAAGACAAGCAGATATCCGACGTGGTGGCACACGTCACCCAAGAGCACAGCGAAGCGTCGAACATCAAGTCGAAGCAGACGCGGACGAACGTTCAGGACGCGCTGACGTCGATCAAAGACCGGCTCCGCTATTACGACACCTTTCCGCCCGACAACGGCATCGTGATCTTCTCCGGCGCGATCGACGCCGGCGGCGGCCAAACTGACATGGTCACCCGAACGCTCGAATCGCCGCCCCAACCCGTCGAGTCGTTCCGGTATCACTGCGACTCCGAGTTCCTCACCGAGCCGCTCGAACACATGCTGGAGGACTCCGGGCTGTTCGGGCTCATCGTCTTGGACCGCCGCGAGGCCAACGTCGGGTGGCTGAAGGGCAAGCGGATCGAACCCGTCAAGTCCGCCTCCTCGCTCGTGCCCGGCAAACAGCGGAAGGGTGGACAGTCCGCCCAGCGGTTCGCCCGGCTCCGCTTGGAGGCCATCGACAACTTCTATCAGGAGGTCGCGGGAATGGCCAACGATCTCTTCGTCGACAAGCGACACGAGCTCGACGGGATATTAGTCGGCGGTCCCTCGCCGACGAAAGACGAGTTCCTCGACGGCGACTACCTCCACCACGAGCTACAGGACAAGGTTCTCGGCAAGTTCGACGTGGCCTACACCGACGAGTCCGGGCTCAAAGACCTCGTCGACAACGCCAGCGAGGCACTCGCCGACCAGGAGATAGTCGAGGACAAACGCAACATGGAGGAGTTCTTCGAGAAGCTCCACACCGGCGAGGAGGCAACCTACGGCTTCGAGCAGACCCGCCGGAACCTGATCATGGGCTCGGTCGACCGCCTTCTCATCTCCGAGGACCTCCGCTCCGACGTCGTCGTCTACGAGTGTCCGAACGGCCACGAGGAGTACGAAGTCGTCGACGCGCGACACTCGACGCCGACACACGAGTGTTCGGAGTGCGGCGAGGACGCCGACGTCGAGGAGCGCGAGGACGTCATCGAACACCTGATGACCATCGCCGAGCAGCGCGGGACGGAGACGAAGTTCATCTCCACCGACTTCGAGAAGGGTGAACAGCTGCTCGACGCGTTCGGCGGAATCGCGGGTATTCTCCGGTACTCGACCGGGGTCTAA